CTGAGAATTCTATAAGTGGCTCTTTAAACTGACTTTCTTTAAAGGACTTACCAAATGATATATTGTTTTTATAACCAACTTCACAGGAAGCAAACTTCCAATTTTCCACTTGAACTTCTGCTTGGGTATCGAAAGGCTTCATAACCAACGCCTTTTCCTTGGCAGGACACACATCCGCACAGTTACCGCAGCCGGTACAATCCATAGGACTGATTTGTATCTTAAAGCGAAGATTTTCTAAACTTTTCCCATTTGCTTTTAAAGTATTAAAAGTACTTGGTGCTTTACTTACTTCTTCTTCGTTTAAGAGGAAAGGACGAATAACAGCATGAGGACAAACATAGGAACACTGGTTGCATTGAATACAGTTTTCATCAATCCATTCTGGTACATTAACTGCAATACCACGCTTTTCATAAGCCGTAGATCCTGATGGAAAGGTTCCGTCTTCTCTTCCTGAAAATGCACTGACAGGCAGTTTATGCCCTTTCTGTTCTTGCATCGGACGCATGATATTCTTTACGAATTCCGGTTCTTCTACTTTCTTAGCTTGGATTTTTTCTTCGGCATTTCTCCAACCGGCAGGAATGTTTACCTTATGAATCAGGCGCACACCCTTTTCAATGGCATCATGATTCATCTTTACTACCTTCTCTCCCTTTTTATTATAGGAATAGGTAGCTGCCTCCTTTAAGGCCTTAATGAACGTATCCTCCGGTAAAATGTTAATCAGTTTAAAGAACGCTCCCTGCATAACCATATTAATACGGTTGCCAAGACCGATTTCCTCTGCTATCTTAACTGCATTGACCGTATAAAACTGTACATCTTTTTCAGCTAACAACCGTTTATAGTGTGCCGGTAAATGCTCATCCAGTTCATCATCTGACCATTGGCAATTCAGCACAAAGATACCACCTGGTTTTAAATCATCTATAACATCGTATTTATTTACATAGGACTGATTATGGCAAGCTACGTAATCCGCATTGCCGACCAGATAGGTGGATTTAATAGGCGTTTCTCCAAACCTTAGGTGAGATATGGTAATTCCGCCGGATTTTTTAGAATCATAATCAAAATATGCTTGTACTTTATTAGCTGTTTGATTACCGATAATCATAATTGCCTGTTTGTTGGCACCTACAGTACCATCGGATCCAAGTCCCCATATCTTGCAGGATTTCCTGCTTTCTGGTTCTGTAGTAAAACTCATAGCAGGCTCTAAAGAAGTACCGGTTACATCATCCTGTATACCAAGCGTAAAGCGGTTTTTAGGGCTTTTCTGTTTTAAATTTTCATAAACAGCAGCAATATCTGCCGGTCTGGTATCTTTAGAACCCAATCCAAAACGCCCTCCAACAATAACCGGTGCATTGTCTACTTCGCTAAAACATCCGCAGACATCCAGATATAATGGTTCTCCGATTGCTCCTGGTTCTTTTGTACGGTCTAGAACCGCTAACTTTTTGACGGATTTTGGCAATGCATTTATAAAATGCTTCATACTAAAGGGACGATATAGATGGATTTTTATCAATCCATACTTTTCACCCTTATTATTGCAATAATCGATGGTTTCTTCAATGGTTTCTGTGACCGAACCCATGGCTACAATTACATATTCCGCATCAGGAGCACCGTAATAATCAAACAAACCATATTTTCTGCCAGTTAAACTTCCCACTTTCTCCAGATATTCTTCTACTACCGGAATTAAATTGCAATAGAAAGGATTACTGGCTTCTCTTCCCTGAAAATAAATATCGGGATTTTGAGCAGTACCTCTGATAACCGGATGGTTTGGTGATAAAGCACGGCTTCTAAATTCTTCCAAAGCCTTATGGTCTACTAATTTGGCATAATCCTCATACTCTAGAGCCTCCACTTTTTGAATTTCATGTGAAGTACGAAATCCATCAAAAAAATGAACAAAAGGTAGTCTGCCTTTTAATGCCGATAAGTGTGCTATCGGAGCCAAGTCCATAACCTCTTGTACTGAACCGCTGGCAAGCATTGCACATCCGGTCTGTCTTACAGCCATTACATCCTGATGATCTCCAAAAATACTCAACGCATGGGTAGCAAGAGCTCTTGCACTAACATGCAAGACACCGGGCAGAAGCTCACCTGCTGCCTTATACATATTGGGAATCATAAGTAACAAGCCTTGAGAAGCCGTAAAGGTAGTTGTTAGGGCTCCTGCCTGCAAGGAACCGTGAAAAGCTCCTGCTGCACCGGCTTCTGACTGCATTTCTACTACATTTACTTCCTGATTAAATATATTTTTTCTTCCCTTTGCCGCCCAGTCATCCGTTATTTCTGCCATACCGGAGGAGGGTGTAATTGGATAAATTGCTGCAACCTCAGTAAAAGCATAGGCTGCATAGGCTGCGGCGGAATTGCCGTCCACTGTCATCTGAATCTTTGCCATAGTTTATCTCCACTTCTATATTTTTGTTTCTATCACTTTTATTGCCTACTACATCTGCTTGCAGATGTGACTTGTCCACAAATGAGGGTGCGAATTATATTATCCACTGTATATATCATGTATCCTATCAATCCGTACTTATGATAATACTTATTTCTATAGTTTACTTCCGTTATCAACCCAGTTTTTTGCTTTCTCAACATCATACTCAGCCGGTATTGCCACCTGACTTCCATCTAAAACCTTCTCTGCATTTGCCCAAGCAGCGGTACACTCACAATTGGTGGCATCAACCTCTGTTAACCTTTTGTTATCAAAGCCACTTAATGTTTTTTCTTTTTTTTCTTCCATTTCCTATATTCTCCTTTTTTATCATTCTAGATTGCCTCAGTATGTCTGTCGTCACTGCTTTACGCACATCGTATTCCGCAGGCCTGCCTGCGATACTGCCACAAGAAAAAAGTTGAAGGTTTTCGATTGTAAACCCCATTCTTATACTTAATTTTCTATCTTACACAATATGGTACATAGCAGATTTGGAATCAATATTCCCAATACTAATAAATTCTCCAAAAATTCCAGAAAATATACAATCATGAACAGCAAAAAAGATGCAAATTAAATACCAAAAAAGGAATTTGATTTGCATCTTTTTTATGACAGAACAGTTAATGTCTTATTTTATTTGTAAAATTGCAGTTATAAATTTTTTCAACTTCTTCTTTTTTCAACGGCTTGCTAAATAAATAGCCCTGAATATAGTCACAACCTCCAGCTTTTAAACGTTCATACTGCTCAATATCTTCAATTCCTTCTGCCGTGATTACCAAATGCAGACTGTGTACCAGAGCAATTAGACTGTTCATTGCTTTTATATTATCCATTCCAAGAAATTTTTCGCAAAGTGATTTATCCAGTTTGATTTTGTCTACAGGAATAAAGGTAAGGTAATTTAATGAGGAATACCCTGTTCCAAAATCATCTAAGGCAAGTCTGATTCCAAGTTTTTTAAAACTCTGGATAAACCTAGCAGTATCTGAATTATTTTCAAGAAGAATACTTTCGGTAAACTCAATTTCTATAAAATGCGGGGGTACCTTATAAAATTGCAGGGTTTTATCCAGAAAATCTACGTATTCATCATCTCTGAGTTGTTTACTGGAAAAATTTATGGCAACTGGTTTAAGTTCATAACCTTTATCTCTCCAGTCTGCAATTTGTCTTATAACCTCAGTCGTAACCCATCTGCCCATTTCTTTAATCAATCCGGTCTCTTCTGCTATCTCTATGAATTTATCCGGCGACAATTGATAATGCTTTAACCGGAGTAAGGCCTCAAATCCTTCTATTTCTGCACTCCCTACATTAACCTGGGGCTGATAAGCAAGCTCAAATCCATCTTCTTTTATTGCTGCACGAAGTATTCCTTCAATCTCTGCTTTATTTTTTACCTCATCCTGCATCTGATTGCAATAGAACATGTAATTGTTTTTTCCGTTTCGTTTTACATGATACATGGCAGTATCCACATTTATAATTAATTGATCTATATCACTACTGTCAAAAGGAAAGCAGGTAATACCGATACTGAACTGTATATAATTTTCTTTCTTTTCCAGTACAAAAGGACCGTCAAATAATTTTGTCATGTTTAATACGTAGCTTTCCACATCCTCATATTTTGAGATTCCGGATAACAAAATAAGGAATTCATCACCGCCAAATCTTGATACAAATAATTTATCATCCACAAGTCCTGATAGCCGGTCAGCAATCTCTTGTAATATCTTATCACCATAGATATGCCCCATCGTATCATTTATACTTTTAAAGTTATCTATGTCTAACAACAGGATGGCTCCGGGTATGCCAAGTGATAAGTCTTTATGTAATTTATCCATAAAGGTAAGTCTATTGGGCAGATTGGTAAGATAATCATGTCGTGCCAGATGCTCTATGTACTCCTCCTGCTCCTTCATTTTTGTAATTTCTAATAAAATACCATTGAGAATTTTATTGTCTCCCCTGTTGTCCACTTCTTTTCCTCTAACCAGTATCCAGCGTCTATTAAAATTTTCATCATAAATCGGAAGCTGAATATTAATTTTATCCGTTTTTCCTTCCTTATACCGTTGATATTCTTTAAGCACTTTTCTTTTGCCCTTTTCGTCAAAAAGAGTACAAAAAATGTTATCAATGCTTTCACGGTCACACATGGAGGAATGTATTCCACGCAGAAAATGTTTTGATATATAAAATTCCTTCTTTTCTATGTCATATTCCCAAACCGCACTTTCTGTACTTTCAATGGCTATACCGTATTTTTGATTGAGCACTTCAATCTCATCTGCATGCTCCTGTATCGTATCATACTGTGCTCTTAATTCCTCCTCAGAGGCGGTTAATTCTTCAAAAGTCTGGGTTAATTCTTCATGACTTTCCTGCAATTCCTTTTCCATTTTTCTCCGTCTTATATTATCATAGGCTAGAACTGTAATAAGTACACAGAGGAATCCTAAAACTACACTGACATTGAAAACCAATTGCTTGTTTGTATCAAAAAAACTGACTTTCCGATTTATGACTGTAGAATTCTCAGGTAATATCTTTTCATCAATGTTATATTTCTGAAGGACTTCATAGTCGAAAATGTAATAATTAGGGCTCTCCTGCACTACGGATATAGTAGATACGGGTGTTCCATTAAAGACCTTAAGTATTATATCGGCTGCCTGCCTTCCCGCCTCCTGATACGATACCATTTTTCCTCCTAGAATACCCTCCCCCACACCTCCAACCGCTGCCCTGAGAATCGGTACCTTCGTATGTTCTTTCAGCATATTTACAGCTTCCGGTATGGTGAGGCTGGCACCGGTACTATCTGTATACATGCTCATATACAGTACAATGGTATCCTCTTTAATCTCCTCCAGAATCTGCTCTAATTCCTTGAAGGTGTATAAAGAGGTATTAATACCTTTAAATTGTAAGTCACGAAAATCGTCTTCATATTGATAAAACTGTTTCCTGTCTCCCAATCCTGTTAGGGTATCGTCAAAAATTGCAACTATTTTATCCGCTGCCGGATTAAGCTTTATACCAAGTTCTATGTTGTCCCTTATAGACATTTCTTCAATAATTCCTGTTATATATTCATCTTCCTCTGCCAGTTCGGCACGGTTTACATCGTTTACCCCTAAAAAGACCACCGGTATCGTATGAAACAATTCCTCCTGATAATCCAGCACAAATTGCAGGGCATTGTCATCTCCTACAAGTATAGCATCATAGGGGGGAAGATTTTCCATCTTATATTTTAGAGTGTCGTGAAAAAGTTGAATGCTTTCCTCTGTATAAAACCGTTTGGTATCCATATACTCTAAGTCCAAGTGAACCCCTTCCGGTTCCAGCACATTGCGTATTCCATCTATCTGTTCCGGCACACTGGGAAAATTCTCATTATATGAACTAATGTATAATACTCTTTTTCTTTCTTCCCATGCATATACCCTAGGCATCAACAGTATCATAAGCAAGCTGGCAAATACAATCATAAAGCCTGTCATACATATAAAATCAAGTCTTCTTTGCTTACCATTCTCCATTTGCGTCTCCCCTTTTTTAATGTCTAGATAAACGATTTATAATTACATATTATACCATATTATACAAAGTTTCGCCACAATTATCTAAACTTTAACACAGAATAAAGCAAATGACTGAATCAACCTAGTTTACTGTTAAATATAAAAGTACTAATAGAAAAAAACTATATAATTTACTGTATATGTACTTCATGCACCCGAATCTAATTTGGAATACTGCCGTTTTTCCAATTAATTCTGTGTGAATTTACAGTAAATGATATAGTTTGTAAATGCAAATACTAAATATAGAATTAAAGTAATTCCTAATGTACTCCTGTTATATCCTTAATAACCTCTCCTGCTATAATTAAACCTGCCACTGATGGAACAAACGCTGTGCTGCCGGGAATCTGTCTTCTGTCTGTACATTTTCTTTCCGCTCCAGGCGGGCAAATACAATTTGCACGACAGCTAATGGACATGTCTTCCAAAGGTTTTCTTGCCGGTTCCTTTGAATACACTACCTTTAATTTTTTAATTCCTCTTACACGAAGTTCTTTTCTCATAACCTTGGCTAAAGGACATATTGAGGTTTTATAAATATCTGTTACTTCAAATTGAGTGGGATCTAATTTGTTACCGGCACCCATACAGCTTATAATAGGAATATTCAGTTTGTTTGCCCTTTCAACCAATTCTAATTTCGCCGTTACCGTGTCAATGGCGTCTACAACATAGGTATATTCAGAAAAATCATATTGGTCTGCAACTTCAGGGGTATAGAAGGTCTGATGGGTATTTACTACTGCCTTAGGATTAATCTCTACTATTCTTTCCTTCATAACCTCTACCTTATACTTTCCTACCGTCTTTCTAGTAGCAATAATCTGTCGGTTAATATTGGTTAAACAGACTTTATCATCATCAAATAAGTCAAAGATTCCAACTCCGCTTCTAGCCAATGCTTCTGCGGTATATCCCCCCACGCCGCCAATACCAAAAATAGCTACTCTTGCCTTGCTTAATTTATCCATCGCTTCATTGCCAAAAAGAAGCTCCGTTCTCGAAAATTGATTTAACATTTCATGCTCCTGTTATATAGGTTTCTGTTTGTGAGTCTGAATAATGATAGCATTTTCTATCTATCCTGTCAACTTACATACAAGATACTGAAATTATTTCCCAGAGCGTTTAGGTCTTCTTCTGCCAGTCTAGGGGATTCGCTTCGTCCTCAACCGAGGATGCATTTTCAGACACAGCTTAATTCTTCTCCCGAAAAGAATAATTGAATTGCTTCTTCCCTGATACGTTTAAAATACGCAAAAGTAAGCAGTGCTTCTTCAACGTTATGATATACCTTCCAATAACCACATAAAAGATAATTTTCTCCATTATTCTTAACGTACTCTTCTACATCTTCAATTGGATATCCTAAGAATATTCCAACTTCATGTGGAAAATCAAATTCTGCCTCTCTCTTGTACTTCTGAAATCTTGCCTGAAATACCTTCAGATTAAATGACAACAATCGTTCCTGTATTTTATAACCATGGTTTTTTAACAATGGATTATTTCCATACTTTTTTAAAATCTCTT
The nucleotide sequence above comes from Anaerocolumna cellulosilytica. Encoded proteins:
- the nifJ gene encoding pyruvate:ferredoxin (flavodoxin) oxidoreductase, whose product is MAKIQMTVDGNSAAAYAAYAFTEVAAIYPITPSSGMAEITDDWAAKGRKNIFNQEVNVVEMQSEAGAAGAFHGSLQAGALTTTFTASQGLLLMIPNMYKAAGELLPGVLHVSARALATHALSIFGDHQDVMAVRQTGCAMLASGSVQEVMDLAPIAHLSALKGRLPFVHFFDGFRTSHEIQKVEALEYEDYAKLVDHKALEEFRSRALSPNHPVIRGTAQNPDIYFQGREASNPFYCNLIPVVEEYLEKVGSLTGRKYGLFDYYGAPDAEYVIVAMGSVTETIEETIDYCNNKGEKYGLIKIHLYRPFSMKHFINALPKSVKKLAVLDRTKEPGAIGEPLYLDVCGCFSEVDNAPVIVGGRFGLGSKDTRPADIAAVYENLKQKSPKNRFTLGIQDDVTGTSLEPAMSFTTEPESRKSCKIWGLGSDGTVGANKQAIMIIGNQTANKVQAYFDYDSKKSGGITISHLRFGETPIKSTYLVGNADYVACHNQSYVNKYDVIDDLKPGGIFVLNCQWSDDELDEHLPAHYKRLLAEKDVQFYTVNAVKIAEEIGLGNRINMVMQGAFFKLINILPEDTFIKALKEAATYSYNKKGEKVVKMNHDAIEKGVRLIHKVNIPAGWRNAEEKIQAKKVEEPEFVKNIMRPMQEQKGHKLPVSAFSGREDGTFPSGSTAYEKRGIAVNVPEWIDENCIQCNQCSYVCPHAVIRPFLLNEEEVSKAPSTFNTLKANGKSLENLRFKIQISPMDCTGCGNCADVCPAKEKALVMKPFDTQAEVQVENWKFASCEVGYKNNISFGKSFKESQFKEPLIEFSGACAGCGETPYIKLITQLFGDRMMIANATGCSSIWGASAPSTAYSTNREGQGPAWANSLFEDNAEFGFGMYLAVKQLRRKLETVMTELIEKPIEPLLKERMEDWLHYKEDGEVTREVSAKLLDTLEQYQSGDAETMQLIEEIKQRKDYLVKRSQWIVGGDGWAYDIGYGGVDQVLSTGEDINILVFDTEVYSNTGGQASKSTPAAAVAKFATSGKKSGKKDLGRMMMTYGNVYVAQVGIHADNNQLIKAIREAENYKGPSIVIAYAPCISHGIREGMGRSMETIKKAVKAGYWHLYRYNPELKKEGKNPFILDSKEPTESFRDFLMGQVRYSSLARTFPDTAEELFVLAEEHAKDRYATYKTLASL
- a CDS encoding CDIF630_02480 family spore surface protein, which encodes MEEKKEKTLSGFDNKRLTEVDATNCECTAAWANAEKVLDGSQVAIPAEYDVEKAKNWVDNGSKL
- a CDS encoding ABC transporter substrate binding protein; the protein is MENGKQRRLDFICMTGFMIVFASLLMILLMPRVYAWEERKRVLYISSYNENFPSVPEQIDGIRNVLEPEGVHLDLEYMDTKRFYTEESIQLFHDTLKYKMENLPPYDAILVGDDNALQFVLDYQEELFHTIPVVFLGVNDVNRAELAEEDEYITGIIEEMSIRDNIELGIKLNPAADKIVAIFDDTLTGLGDRKQFYQYEDDFRDLQFKGINTSLYTFKELEQILEEIKEDTIVLYMSMYTDSTGASLTIPEAVNMLKEHTKVPILRAAVGGVGEGILGGKMVSYQEAGRQAADIILKVFNGTPVSTISVVQESPNYYIFDYEVLQKYNIDEKILPENSTVINRKVSFFDTNKQLVFNVSVVLGFLCVLITVLAYDNIRRRKMEKELQESHEELTQTFEELTASEEELRAQYDTIQEHADEIEVLNQKYGIAIESTESAVWEYDIEKKEFYISKHFLRGIHSSMCDRESIDNIFCTLFDEKGKRKVLKEYQRYKEGKTDKINIQLPIYDENFNRRWILVRGKEVDNRGDNKILNGILLEITKMKEQEEYIEHLARHDYLTNLPNRLTFMDKLHKDLSLGIPGAILLLDIDNFKSINDTMGHIYGDKILQEIADRLSGLVDDKLFVSRFGGDEFLILLSGISKYEDVESYVLNMTKLFDGPFVLEKKENYIQFSIGITCFPFDSSDIDQLIINVDTAMYHVKRNGKNNYMFYCNQMQDEVKNKAEIEGILRAAIKEDGFELAYQPQVNVGSAEIEGFEALLRLKHYQLSPDKFIEIAEETGLIKEMGRWVTTEVIRQIADWRDKGYELKPVAINFSSKQLRDDEYVDFLDKTLQFYKVPPHFIEIEFTESILLENNSDTARFIQSFKKLGIRLALDDFGTGYSSLNYLTFIPVDKIKLDKSLCEKFLGMDNIKAMNSLIALVHSLHLVITAEGIEDIEQYERLKAGGCDYIQGYLFSKPLKKEEVEKIYNCNFTNKIRH
- a CDS encoding tRNA threonylcarbamoyladenosine dehydratase, with product MLNQFSRTELLFGNEAMDKLSKARVAIFGIGGVGGYTAEALARSGVGIFDLFDDDKVCLTNINRQIIATRKTVGKYKVEVMKERIVEINPKAVVNTHQTFYTPEVADQYDFSEYTYVVDAIDTVTAKLELVERANKLNIPIISCMGAGNKLDPTQFEVTDIYKTSICPLAKVMRKELRVRGIKKLKVVYSKEPARKPLEDMSISCRANCICPPGAERKCTDRRQIPGSTAFVPSVAGLIIAGEVIKDITGVH
- a CDS encoding DUF3793 family protein; translation: MSEDIFNMREDKMLSYIIFTFANSCMPTLFKHKPSSLVTFQKRYIEKEEIFFRTLVAEAARFSCCCELLHENEKVLYVLVYQPELLEEILKKYGNNPLLKNHGYKIQERLLSFNLKVFQARFQKYKREAEFDFPHEVGIFLGYPIEDVEEYVKNNGENYLLCGYWKVYHNVEEALLTFAYFKRIREEAIQLFFSGEELSCV